A window from Cryptomeria japonica chromosome 1, Sugi_1.0, whole genome shotgun sequence encodes these proteins:
- the LOC131856287 gene encoding uncharacterized mitochondrial protein AtMg00860-like, translated as MMNDVLRPFTNSFVVVYLDDILIFSKTWDEHLQHVEQVLSTLQQHKLYANRENCSFGLESIQYLGYVVDGKGIHVDPTKIQVIKDWPSPKNIIELRSFLGLANFYRRFVLGFSQLTWPMNQVLRGGSKTKFVWTEAQERSFEGLKSRLCSAPILALPDLQQPFEIETDAFDYALGVVLMQHSHLVTYHSETFSDTVHHYPTYDKEMYVIV; from the coding sequence atgatgaatgATGTTCTCAGACCTTTCACTAATTCTTTTGTGgtggtctacctagatgacatactcatctttagtaAAACATGGGATGAGCACTTACAACATGTTGAGCAAGTACTTTCAACGTTGCAGCAGCACAAACTCTATGCTAATAGAGAAAATTGTTCTTTTGGATTGGAGAGCATTCAATATTTGGGTTATGTTGTGGACGGCAAGGGTATTCATGTCGATCCTACAAAAATTCAAGTTATCAAGGATTGGCCTTCTCCTAAGAATATCATAGAGCTACGTAGCTTCTTAGGATTGGCTAATTTCTATCGCAGATTTGTGCTTGGGTTCTCTCAATTGACATGGCCTATGAATCAAGTACTTAGAGGTGGGTCTAAGACAAAATTTGTTTGGACAGAGGCACAAGAGCGATCTTTCGAGGGATTGAAGAGTAGGTTGTGTTCGGCACCAATTCTGGCACTTCCAGATTTGCAACAGCCCTTTGAAATCGAGACAGATGCATTTGATTATGCTCTAGGGGTAGTCTTGATGCAGCATAGTCATCTGGTGACCTATCATAGTGAGACATTTTCTGATACAGTTCATCATTATCCGACATATGATAAGGAGATGTATGTGATTGTGTAG